The following proteins come from a genomic window of Pseudomonas putida:
- a CDS encoding MarR family transcriptional regulator: protein MLTSECICTHLRRAARGVSRHYDEALAGFGVNVAQFSLLRHLQRLDRPSITALAEAMGLERSTLGRNLRVLEADGLVALGDGDDQRNRVVLLTEAGKQLLHVAHPAWEQAQKELVERLGVGQRDELVRLLEQLA, encoded by the coding sequence ATGCTGACCAGTGAATGTATCTGTACCCATCTGCGTCGTGCCGCCCGCGGGGTGAGCCGGCATTACGACGAAGCCCTGGCCGGCTTTGGGGTCAATGTCGCCCAGTTTTCCCTGCTGCGGCACCTGCAGCGGCTCGACCGGCCCAGTATCACAGCATTGGCCGAAGCCATGGGGCTCGAGCGCAGTACCCTGGGCCGCAACCTGCGTGTGCTGGAGGCGGATGGGCTGGTCGCTCTGGGCGATGGCGACGACCAGCGTAACCGCGTGGTGCTGTTGACCGAGGCGGGTAAGCAACTGCTGCACGTTGCCCACCCAGCCTGGGAGCAGGCCCAGAAAGAACTGGTTGAACGGCTTGGGGTGGGGCAGCGGGATGAACTGGTACGACTGCTGGAACAACTGGCCTGA
- a CDS encoding MFS transporter, whose product MTSVWRTSGWVLVGAALILALSLGVRHGFGLFLAPMSADFGWGREVFAFAIALQNLIWGLAQPFAGALADRLGAARVVIIGGILYAVGLVLMGMADSAWSLSLSAGLLIGIGLSGTSFSVILGVVGRAVPAEKRSMAMGIASAAGSFGQFAMLPGTLGLIQWLGWSAALLVLGLMVAFIVPFVGLLRDRPLPSHGGEQTLGQALREACTHSGFWLLALGFFVCGFQVVFIGVHLPAYLVDQHLAATTGTTVLALVGLFNIVGTFTAGWLGGRMSKPRLLTGLYLLRAVVIVLFLWAPVSEFSAYLFGIAMGLLWLSTVPLTNGTVATVFGVRNLSMLGGIVFLFHQLGAFLGGWLGGVVYDRTGSYDLVWQISILLSLLAAALNWPVRERPVSRLQAQAA is encoded by the coding sequence ATGACTTCGGTGTGGCGAACCAGCGGATGGGTATTGGTGGGGGCGGCCTTGATACTGGCGCTGTCTCTGGGCGTACGGCACGGCTTCGGACTGTTCCTGGCGCCGATGAGTGCTGACTTTGGCTGGGGGCGTGAGGTGTTTGCCTTCGCCATTGCCCTGCAGAATCTGATCTGGGGGCTGGCGCAGCCGTTCGCTGGTGCCTTGGCCGACCGGCTTGGCGCGGCACGGGTGGTCATCATCGGCGGTATCCTCTATGCCGTCGGTTTGGTCCTGATGGGCATGGCTGATTCGGCCTGGTCGTTGTCGCTGAGTGCGGGCTTGCTGATTGGCATCGGCCTGTCCGGCACGTCGTTCTCGGTCATCCTCGGTGTGGTCGGGCGTGCTGTGCCGGCTGAAAAGCGCAGCATGGCCATGGGTATCGCCAGCGCCGCCGGGTCATTCGGCCAGTTCGCCATGTTGCCGGGCACCCTTGGCCTGATTCAGTGGCTGGGCTGGTCGGCAGCGTTGCTGGTGCTGGGGCTGATGGTGGCGTTCATCGTGCCTTTCGTCGGCTTGCTGCGCGATCGCCCGTTACCCAGTCACGGTGGCGAGCAGACCCTGGGCCAGGCGCTGCGCGAGGCGTGCACGCACTCCGGTTTCTGGTTGCTGGCGCTGGGCTTTTTTGTCTGTGGCTTCCAGGTCGTATTCATTGGCGTGCACCTGCCGGCCTATCTGGTTGACCAGCACCTGGCTGCGACCACCGGTACAACAGTGCTGGCGCTGGTCGGCCTGTTCAACATCGTCGGTACCTTCACCGCTGGCTGGTTGGGCGGGCGCATGTCCAAGCCACGCCTGCTGACCGGGTTGTACCTGCTGCGTGCGGTGGTGATCGTGCTGTTTCTGTGGGCGCCGGTGAGCGAGTTCAGTGCTTACCTGTTCGGCATTGCCATGGGCCTGTTGTGGTTGTCCACGGTACCGTTGACCAATGGTACCGTGGCCACCGTGTTCGGGGTGCGCAACCTGTCCATGCTGGGCGGTATCGTGTTCCTGTTCCATCAGTTGGGCGCGTTCCTGGGAGGCTGGCTGGGAGGGGTGGTGTATGACCGCACCGGTAGCTACGACCTGGTTTGGCAGATTTCCATCCTGCTCAGCTTGCTGGCTGCTGCCCTTAACTGGCCGGTGCGTGAACGCCCGGTCTCACGCCTGCAGGCCCAGGCTGCATGA
- a CDS encoding glutathione peroxidase — MRAHWLTVPVLALLASTSSWAADCPALLQGSLPELRGKGQVELCERFAGKPLVVVNTASYCGFAPQFEGLEATYKEYHEQGLEMLGVPSNDFKQEDADSEKTAKVCYANYGVTFTMTKTQAVRGKDAIPLFAELASQSSAPKWNFYKYVVDRKGKVIGNFSSLTKPDDPAFRAAIEKAIASQQ, encoded by the coding sequence ATGCGTGCACATTGGTTGACGGTGCCGGTGCTGGCCCTGCTTGCCAGTACATCGAGCTGGGCAGCGGATTGCCCGGCGTTGTTGCAGGGCAGCCTGCCGGAATTGCGCGGCAAGGGGCAGGTCGAGCTGTGCGAGCGCTTTGCCGGCAAGCCGCTCGTGGTAGTGAACACTGCCAGTTATTGCGGTTTTGCCCCGCAGTTCGAGGGGCTTGAGGCGACGTACAAGGAATATCACGAGCAAGGGCTGGAAATGCTCGGCGTGCCGTCCAATGACTTCAAGCAGGAGGACGCCGACAGTGAGAAGACGGCCAAGGTTTGCTATGCCAACTACGGTGTCACCTTCACCATGACCAAGACGCAGGCGGTGCGGGGCAAGGATGCGATACCGCTGTTCGCGGAGCTGGCCAGCCAGAGCAGTGCACCGAAGTGGAATTTCTACAAGTATGTTGTCGACCGCAAGGGCAAGGTGATCGGTAACTTCTCCAGCCTGACCAAACCGGATGATCCCGCGTTCCGCGCCGCTATCGAAAAGGCCATCGCCTCTCAGCAGTAA
- a CDS encoding response regulator — protein sequence MSLSSGLIAVVALAYMAIMFAIAFYGDRRSTPLPPKLRAWVYSLSLAVYCTSWTFFGAVGQAAEQLWAFLPIYLGPVLLLIFAPWVLQKMVLISKQQNITSIADFIAARYGKSQTLAVVVALICLVGVLPYIALQLKGIVLGVNLLIGANADATGTRVQDTALVISLVLALFAIVFGTRSLDVTEHHRGMVLAIAFESMIKLLAFLAVGIFIVFNLYDGFDDLFSQARQSIHLQDYWKETINWPSMVVQTAVAMMAIICLPRQFHVTVVENIEPQDLRLARWVFPMYLALAALFVVPIALAGQMLLPGTVISDSFVISLPLAEAHPSLALLAFIGGASAATGMVIVEAVALSTMVSNDMLLPWLLRRNNAERPFEAFRHWMLSVRRVTIVVILLLAYVSYRLLGSTASLATIGQIAFAAVTQLTPAMLGALYWKQANRRGVFAGLAAGIFLWFYTLVLPIAAHSLGWSLQLFPGLAWLHGNPLNLPISPLTQGVVLSLAGNFTLFAWVSVLSRTRVSEHWQAGRFIGQQTSARPSSKPLLAVQIDDLLTLASRFVGEERARQSFIRFAYRQGKGFNPNQNADGDWIEHTERLLAGVLGTSSTRAVVKAAIEGRDMQLEDVVRIADEASEVLQFNRALLQGAIENINQGISVVDQNLHLVAWNRRYLELFNYPDGLISVGRPIADIIRYNAERGLCGPGEAQVHVARRLHWMRQGRAHSSERLFPNGRVIELIGNPMPGGGFVMSFTDITPFREAEQALRDANERLEQRVAERTHELSQLNQALSEAKSQAEAVSKSKTRFLAAVSHDLMQPLNAARLFSAALSQQAEGMNEEAQQLVQHMDSSLRSAEELISDLLDISRLENGKITPDAKPFALNELFDTLGAEFKLLAAEKGLEFRLRGSRLRVDSDMKLLRRVLQNFLTNALRYGKSPILLGARRQGERLWLEVWDRGPGIADDKLQVIFQEFKRLDSHQTRAEKGLGLGLAIADGLCRVLGHPLEVRSWPGKGTVFRVSVPIARQAAAAPSAPVEQQGGQPLAGLQVLCVDNEDSILIGMNSLLSRWGCQVWTARNQAECEALLAKGMRPHLALVDYHLDDGETGTGLMGWLRARLGEPVPGVVISADGSKETIALVHASGLDYLAKPVKPAALRALLNRHLSLAQ from the coding sequence ATGTCGTTGTCCAGCGGGCTGATCGCCGTGGTCGCCCTGGCCTATATGGCCATCATGTTCGCCATCGCCTTCTACGGCGACCGTCGCAGCACGCCCTTGCCGCCAAAGCTGCGCGCCTGGGTGTACAGCCTGTCGCTGGCCGTGTACTGCACCAGTTGGACCTTCTTCGGCGCGGTGGGCCAGGCCGCCGAACAGCTTTGGGCGTTCCTGCCAATCTACCTGGGCCCGGTATTGCTGCTGATCTTCGCGCCTTGGGTGCTGCAGAAGATGGTGCTGATCAGCAAGCAGCAGAACATCACCTCGATCGCCGACTTCATTGCCGCGCGCTACGGCAAGTCGCAGACCCTGGCAGTGGTGGTGGCGCTGATCTGCCTGGTCGGCGTGCTGCCGTACATCGCCTTGCAGCTCAAGGGCATCGTACTGGGCGTGAACCTGCTGATCGGCGCCAACGCCGATGCCACCGGCACCCGCGTGCAGGACACCGCGCTGGTGATATCGCTGGTACTGGCGCTGTTCGCCATCGTCTTCGGTACCCGCAGCCTGGATGTGACCGAGCACCACCGCGGCATGGTCCTGGCGATCGCCTTCGAATCAATGATCAAGCTGCTGGCGTTCCTTGCCGTGGGCATCTTCATCGTTTTCAACCTGTATGACGGTTTCGACGACCTGTTCAGCCAGGCCCGCCAGTCGATCCACTTGCAGGACTATTGGAAAGAAACCATCAATTGGCCGTCCATGGTGGTGCAAACCGCCGTGGCGATGATGGCAATCATCTGTCTGCCCCGGCAGTTCCACGTTACCGTGGTGGAGAACATCGAGCCGCAGGACTTGCGCCTGGCGCGCTGGGTATTCCCCATGTACCTGGCATTGGCCGCGCTGTTCGTGGTGCCGATTGCCCTGGCCGGGCAGATGCTGCTGCCAGGCACGGTGATCTCCGACTCGTTCGTCATCAGCCTGCCGCTGGCAGAGGCGCACCCGAGCCTTGCCCTGCTGGCGTTCATCGGCGGCGCCTCGGCGGCTACCGGCATGGTGATCGTCGAGGCCGTGGCGCTGTCGACCATGGTGTCCAACGACATGCTGCTGCCCTGGCTGCTGCGCCGCAATAACGCCGAGCGGCCTTTCGAAGCATTCCGCCACTGGATGCTTTCGGTACGCCGGGTAACCATCGTGGTGATCCTGCTGCTGGCCTATGTCAGCTACCGCCTGCTGGGTTCCACCGCCAGCCTGGCGACCATCGGCCAGATCGCCTTTGCCGCCGTGACCCAGCTCACCCCGGCCATGCTTGGCGCGCTGTACTGGAAGCAGGCCAACCGTCGCGGTGTGTTCGCCGGCCTGGCCGCCGGCATTTTCCTGTGGTTCTACACCTTGGTGCTGCCGATTGCCGCGCACAGCCTGGGCTGGTCGTTGCAGTTGTTCCCTGGCCTGGCGTGGCTGCATGGCAACCCGCTGAACCTGCCGATCAGTCCGCTGACCCAAGGTGTGGTGCTGTCACTGGCAGGTAACTTCACCCTGTTCGCCTGGGTTTCGGTGCTGTCGCGCACACGGGTTTCCGAGCACTGGCAGGCCGGCCGCTTCATTGGCCAGCAGACCAGCGCGCGGCCCAGCAGCAAGCCGCTGCTGGCGGTGCAGATCGACGACCTGTTGACCCTGGCCTCGCGCTTTGTCGGAGAAGAGCGCGCACGGCAGAGCTTCATCCGCTTTGCCTACCGCCAGGGCAAGGGCTTCAACCCGAATCAGAACGCCGATGGCGACTGGATCGAGCACACCGAACGCCTGCTGGCCGGGGTGCTCGGCACCTCCTCGACCCGCGCCGTGGTCAAAGCGGCCATCGAAGGCCGCGACATGCAGCTGGAAGACGTGGTGCGCATCGCTGACGAAGCCAGTGAGGTGCTGCAGTTCAACCGCGCCCTGCTGCAAGGCGCCATCGAAAACATCAACCAAGGCATCAGCGTGGTCGACCAGAACCTGCACCTGGTGGCATGGAACCGCCGCTACCTGGAGCTGTTCAACTACCCGGACGGGCTGATCAGCGTAGGGCGACCGATTGCCGACATCATCCGCTACAACGCCGAGCGCGGCCTGTGCGGCCCCGGCGAAGCGCAGGTGCATGTGGCGCGGCGGCTACACTGGATGCGCCAGGGCCGCGCGCACTCCTCAGAGCGGCTGTTCCCCAATGGCCGGGTGATAGAGCTGATCGGCAACCCCATGCCGGGCGGCGGCTTTGTCATGAGCTTCACCGACATCACCCCGTTCCGCGAGGCCGAGCAGGCCCTGCGCGATGCCAACGAACGCCTTGAGCAACGCGTGGCGGAGCGCACCCACGAACTGTCGCAGTTGAACCAGGCGCTGTCCGAAGCCAAGAGCCAGGCCGAAGCAGTGAGCAAGTCCAAGACCCGCTTCCTGGCCGCCGTCAGCCATGACCTGATGCAACCCTTGAACGCCGCACGGCTTTTCTCTGCCGCCTTGTCGCAACAGGCCGAGGGCATGAACGAAGAGGCCCAGCAACTGGTACAGCACATGGACAGCTCGCTGCGCTCGGCTGAAGAGCTGATCAGCGACCTGCTGGACATCTCGCGCCTGGAAAACGGCAAGATCACCCCGGATGCCAAACCCTTCGCCCTCAATGAGCTGTTCGACACCCTGGGCGCCGAGTTCAAGCTGCTGGCGGCCGAGAAGGGCCTGGAGTTCCGCCTGCGCGGCAGCCGCCTGCGGGTGGACAGCGACATGAAACTGCTACGCCGGGTGCTGCAGAACTTCCTCACCAATGCCCTGCGCTATGGCAAGAGCCCGATCCTGCTGGGCGCGCGCCGACAGGGCGAGCGCCTGTGGCTGGAGGTCTGGGACCGTGGCCCGGGCATTGCTGACGACAAGCTGCAAGTGATCTTTCAGGAGTTCAAGCGCCTGGACAGCCACCAGACCCGCGCCGAGAAGGGGCTAGGCCTGGGTCTGGCAATCGCAGACGGGCTGTGCCGGGTATTGGGGCATCCGCTGGAAGTGCGCTCATGGCCGGGCAAAGGCACGGTGTTCCGCGTCAGCGTACCGATTGCGCGCCAGGCCGCCGCGGCGCCAAGCGCCCCCGTGGAACAACAGGGCGGCCAGCCACTGGCCGGGCTACAAGTGCTATGCGTGGACAACGAAGACAGCATCCTGATCGGCATGAACAGCCTGCTGAGCCGCTGGGGTTGCCAGGTATGGACCGCGCGCAACCAGGCCGAATGCGAAGCCTTGCTGGCCAAGGGCATGCGCCCGCACCTGGCATTGGTGGACTATCACCTGGACGACGGCGAGACCGGCACAGGGCTGATGGGCTGGCTTCGAGCACGGCTGGGTGAGCCGGTACCCGGTGTAGTGATCAGCGCCGACGGCAGCAAGGAAACCATTGCCCTGGTACACGCATCAGGCCTGGACTACCTGGCCAAGCCGGTCAAGCCGGCGGCCTTGCGCGCCCTGCTCAATCGCCATCTGAGCCTGGCTCAGTAA
- a CDS encoding transporter yields the protein MKKVMLKTSLGVAVALASSQLFAAGFALNEQSISGMGTGFAGRSSSAEDASTVYGNPAGMSRLKREQFTVGGAAVIAKTDISGPGSNFGGETDGDMVPVVGVPMGYYVKPIDDHWSVGFGVYVPFGLVTDYGSDDAARYWGKKSKVEVVTFQPTVSYAFNDKVSIGFGPTINRIKGELGSNLSSKALLGPNGPDGETKIKGDDTAIGYNIGVLVQATDRTRLGLTYHSMVDYKLEGNTRVSYPIPQLGLNGKFDASLKIKTPESVDFSVTHELDDHWTLYAGSTWTRWSRLESIVVENEAPAGYPLKTITEEQNWHDTWAHAIGASYKVNKEWTLRAGFSVDQSPTNNHDRSPRIPTGDRKAVSFGAGWSPNDDMTIDVAYSYLWEEDTKVNNLPSSQQQGLLKGSYQAKYENSAHGIGASLTYRF from the coding sequence ATGAAAAAAGTAATGCTCAAAACCTCCCTCGGCGTAGCTGTTGCGCTTGCTTCCAGCCAACTGTTCGCCGCCGGGTTCGCGCTGAACGAACAAAGTATCAGCGGCATGGGAACCGGTTTCGCGGGGCGCTCGTCTTCTGCCGAAGATGCCAGCACTGTGTATGGCAACCCGGCCGGCATGTCCCGCCTCAAACGCGAACAATTCACCGTGGGCGGCGCTGCCGTCATCGCCAAGACCGATATATCGGGCCCAGGCAGCAACTTCGGGGGGGAAACCGATGGTGACATGGTGCCTGTCGTTGGCGTACCCATGGGTTACTACGTCAAGCCGATCGATGACCACTGGAGCGTCGGTTTTGGTGTCTACGTACCGTTCGGCCTGGTAACCGACTACGGCAGCGACGATGCCGCGCGCTACTGGGGCAAGAAGAGTAAGGTCGAGGTTGTCACCTTCCAGCCAACCGTCAGCTACGCCTTCAACGACAAGGTGTCGATCGGTTTTGGCCCGACCATCAACCGCATCAAGGGTGAACTGGGTTCGAACCTGAGCAGCAAGGCCCTTCTGGGGCCCAATGGCCCTGATGGCGAGACCAAGATCAAGGGAGACGACACCGCGATCGGTTACAACATCGGCGTCCTGGTACAAGCTACGGACCGAACCCGTCTGGGCCTGACCTATCACTCGATGGTCGACTACAAGCTTGAAGGCAATACCCGCGTTTCCTACCCGATTCCACAGCTTGGCCTGAACGGCAAGTTCGACGCCAGCCTGAAAATCAAGACACCAGAGTCAGTGGACTTCTCGGTCACTCATGAACTGGATGACCACTGGACACTGTATGCGGGTAGCACCTGGACGCGCTGGAGCCGCCTGGAAAGCATCGTCGTCGAGAACGAAGCTCCGGCAGGCTACCCGCTGAAGACCATCACCGAAGAGCAGAACTGGCACGACACCTGGGCTCACGCCATTGGTGCATCCTACAAGGTGAACAAGGAGTGGACCCTGCGCGCAGGCTTCTCCGTCGACCAGTCGCCTACCAACAACCATGATCGCTCGCCACGTATTCCGACTGGCGATCGTAAAGCGGTCAGCTTTGGTGCCGGTTGGAGCCCGAACGATGACATGACCATTGATGTTGCCTACTCGTATCTGTGGGAAGAAGACACCAAGGTCAACAACCTGCCAAGCTCACAACAACAAGGGCTGTTGAAAGGCAGCTACCAGGCCAAGTACGAGAACAGCGCTCACGGCATCGGTGCTTCCCTCACCTACCGCTTCTGA
- the rmuC gene encoding DNA recombination protein RmuC, with protein MTVDLASILLGLVAGAIPCLVWVMQVQRRQGARQGEQALLEERLNAAQLAQAGLQAQLDASRDEVSDLSEANAVKQAQLAAQGRELELLQIDRDNARDAAHAWSLERANREAELRRLEAQTARLDAELREQQESHQQRLEDLQEARDTLRAQFADMATKIFDEREQRFAQTSQQHLGQLLDPLKERIHAFEKRVEESYQQEARERFSLGKELERLQQLNLRLSDEATNLTQALKGQKTQGNWGELILERVLEHAGLEKGREYQTQVSLKSADGERFQPDVLIMLPGNKQVVVDAKVSLTAYQQFVAGNDEAALKQHVQSLRSHVKGLSSKDYSRLEGLHSLDFVLLFVPIEAAFSAALQAEPNLFQEAFDRQIVIVSPTTLLATLRVIDSLWKQERQGQNAREIAERAGWLYDKFVLFIQDLDELGSRLQQVDKAYAAARNKLCEGRGNLVSRSEQLKLLGARASKSLPADLLERALSDEALPDVAVTEPGSDGD; from the coding sequence ATGACAGTGGATCTGGCCAGCATTCTGCTGGGCTTGGTGGCAGGCGCAATACCCTGTCTGGTGTGGGTCATGCAGGTGCAGCGCCGCCAGGGCGCACGGCAAGGTGAGCAGGCCTTGCTCGAAGAGCGCCTCAACGCTGCCCAGCTGGCCCAGGCCGGTCTGCAGGCGCAACTGGATGCCAGTCGCGACGAGGTCAGCGACCTCAGTGAAGCCAATGCCGTCAAACAGGCCCAGCTGGCCGCCCAAGGCCGTGAGCTGGAGTTGCTGCAGATCGACCGCGACAATGCCCGTGACGCCGCCCACGCCTGGAGCCTTGAGCGCGCCAACCGCGAAGCCGAACTGCGCCGCCTGGAGGCGCAAACGGCGCGCCTGGACGCAGAACTGCGTGAACAGCAGGAGAGCCACCAGCAACGTCTGGAAGACCTGCAGGAGGCCCGTGACACCTTGCGCGCCCAGTTCGCCGACATGGCCACCAAAATCTTCGACGAACGTGAACAGCGCTTCGCCCAGACCAGCCAGCAGCACCTGGGCCAGTTGCTCGACCCGCTCAAGGAGCGCATCCATGCCTTCGAAAAACGCGTGGAGGAAAGCTACCAACAAGAGGCCCGCGAGCGCTTCTCGCTGGGCAAGGAGCTGGAGCGCCTGCAACAGCTCAACCTGCGTCTGTCCGACGAAGCCACCAACCTTACCCAGGCCTTGAAAGGCCAGAAGACCCAGGGTAACTGGGGGGAGCTGATCCTCGAACGTGTGCTGGAGCATGCCGGCCTGGAAAAGGGCCGCGAATACCAGACCCAGGTCAGCCTGAAAAGCGCCGACGGCGAGCGCTTCCAGCCGGATGTGCTGATCATGCTGCCCGGCAACAAGCAGGTGGTGGTGGACGCCAAGGTCAGCCTCACGGCGTACCAGCAGTTCGTTGCCGGCAACGACGAAGCCGCGCTCAAGCAGCATGTGCAGTCGCTGCGCAGCCACGTCAAAGGCCTGTCGAGCAAGGACTACAGCCGCCTCGAAGGCCTGCACAGCCTGGATTTCGTGTTGTTGTTCGTGCCCATCGAGGCGGCCTTCTCGGCGGCCCTGCAGGCCGAGCCGAACCTGTTCCAGGAGGCCTTCGACCGGCAGATCGTGATTGTCAGCCCTACCACGTTGCTGGCGACCTTGCGGGTCATCGACAGCCTGTGGAAGCAGGAACGTCAAGGACAGAACGCCCGCGAGATTGCCGAGCGTGCCGGCTGGCTCTACGACAAATTCGTGCTGTTCATCCAGGACCTGGACGAGCTGGGCAGCCGCCTGCAGCAGGTGGACAAGGCTTATGCCGCAGCGCGCAACAAGCTGTGCGAAGGGCGTGGCAACCTGGTCAGCCGAAGCGAGCAGCTGAAGCTGCTGGGGGCCCGCGCCAGCAAGAGCTTGCCGGCAGACCTGCTGGAGCGGGCGCTGTCCGACGAAGCGCTGCCCGACGTAGCGGTTACTGAGCCAGGCTCAGATGGCGATTGA
- a CDS encoding MFS transporter: protein MLAAIKRYPHTVRLLLTTTFTLTIARALTLPYLVVYLADNFQLPISQIGLLIGGALIVASLLSLYGGHLVDTLSNHALVSISTLLFALAFVGAVASRSALPFFFCLVLINLALAVVDIAAKAGFCALLPVDERAEVFAIKYTLSNVGYAAGPLLGVAMLELNEHVPFLASALLGLAMCLAYWRLGDRSLQASAPDKPAAGFGQVALGLARDRRLVCFTAGGVLSAVVFGQFTAYLSQYLVVTSNPTAAARLIGYLVTTNAVTVIALQYLIGRRISRQRLMPWLLAGMGLFIAGLLGFALAGSVLAWCLAMLVFTLGEIIVIPAEYMFIDLIAPEHLRGVYYGAQNLSNLGAALGPVMVGFALAHLWPGAVFYLLVLSVILAGVFYGLGTRTV, encoded by the coding sequence ATGCTCGCCGCCATAAAACGCTACCCGCACACCGTTCGCCTGCTGCTCACCACCACCTTCACGCTTACCATCGCCCGCGCCCTCACCCTGCCCTACCTGGTGGTTTACCTGGCAGACAATTTCCAGCTGCCGATCAGCCAGATCGGCCTGCTGATCGGTGGCGCGCTGATCGTCGCCTCGCTATTGAGTCTGTACGGTGGCCATCTGGTCGACACCTTGAGCAACCACGCGCTGGTCAGCATCAGTACCCTGCTGTTCGCCCTGGCCTTCGTCGGCGCGGTCGCCAGCCGTTCGGCACTGCCGTTCTTCTTTTGTCTGGTGTTGATCAACCTGGCCCTGGCAGTGGTCGACATCGCCGCCAAGGCGGGCTTCTGCGCGTTACTGCCAGTGGATGAGCGGGCCGAGGTTTTCGCCATCAAGTACACCCTCAGCAACGTTGGCTACGCCGCCGGCCCGTTGCTGGGCGTGGCCATGCTTGAACTGAACGAACATGTGCCGTTCCTCGCCTCTGCCCTGCTTGGCCTGGCCATGTGCCTGGCTTATTGGCGCCTGGGTGATCGCAGCCTGCAGGCCAGCGCGCCGGACAAACCTGCGGCCGGCTTCGGCCAAGTGGCGCTGGGGCTGGCGCGGGATCGTCGGCTGGTGTGCTTTACCGCGGGAGGGGTGCTGAGCGCGGTGGTGTTCGGCCAGTTCACCGCCTACCTGTCCCAGTACCTGGTGGTAACCAGCAACCCCACCGCAGCCGCACGGCTGATCGGCTATCTGGTCACCACCAACGCCGTGACGGTCATTGCCTTGCAGTATCTGATTGGCCGGCGTATCAGCCGCCAGCGCCTGATGCCGTGGCTGTTGGCCGGCATGGGCCTGTTTATCGCCGGCTTGCTGGGTTTTGCACTGGCTGGCTCGGTGCTGGCCTGGTGCCTGGCGATGCTGGTGTTCACGCTGGGTGAAATCATCGTGATCCCGGCCGAGTACATGTTCATCGACCTGATTGCACCGGAGCACTTGCGCGGGGTGTATTACGGCGCACAGAACCTGTCCAATCTGGGGGCGGCGCTGGGCCCAGTGATGGTGGGGTTTGCACTGGCACACCTGTGGCCAGGGGCGGTCTTCTACCTGCTGGTGTTGTCGGTGATACTGGCAGGGGTGTTTTACGGGTTGGGTACCCGCACGGTTTGA
- a CDS encoding sel1 repeat family protein produces the protein MKFRGKHLASPTASTLAPPAKRFSLKVALWLLDSPRLGDKPQVKHLAGHLLKQPAREGVVVAQSRLGQMLCRDCGNARDRRIGHELLRQAARAGDRRAQLEYARLCQHNEPEQARYWLELAAGQGSQEARRLLRQWFAA, from the coding sequence ATGAAGTTTCGCGGTAAACACCTCGCCAGCCCCACTGCATCGACACTTGCACCTCCCGCTAAACGCTTTTCCCTGAAAGTGGCCCTGTGGTTGCTCGACAGCCCGCGCCTGGGCGACAAACCTCAGGTCAAGCACCTGGCCGGGCACCTTTTGAAGCAGCCGGCGCGCGAGGGGGTGGTAGTGGCGCAAAGCCGACTGGGGCAGATGTTGTGCCGCGATTGTGGCAACGCCCGCGACCGCCGTATTGGCCATGAGCTGCTGCGTCAGGCAGCCCGCGCAGGGGATCGGCGGGCGCAGCTGGAGTACGCTCGGCTGTGTCAGCACAACGAGCCGGAGCAGGCGCGCTATTGGCTCGAGCTTGCCGCAGGGCAGGGGTCGCAGGAAGCGCGCCGGTTGCTGCGACAGTGGTTTGCTGCCTGA